One stretch of Haladaptatus sp. R4 DNA includes these proteins:
- the glpK gene encoding glycerol kinase GlpK produces the protein METNDTYVGSIDQGTTGTRFMVFDHSGTVVANAYEKHEQIYPEPGWVEHDPLEIWENTQSVIESALAEASIDAGQLAAIGVTNQRETTLLWDADTGKPVHNAIVWQDRRTTDRIEELEADGKADDVRAKTGLQPDAYFAATKAEWLLDNSEPIKTQRARPASLRERAESGEILFGTIDSWLIYNLTGEHITDVTNASRTMLFDIHEMDWDDDLCTEFDVPRAMLPEVRPSSDDETYGSTDPDGFLGAAVPVAGALGDQQAALFGQTCFDAGDAKNTYGTGSFFLLNTGNEAVESEHGLLTTVGFQRSGEPVQYALEGSIFVTGAAIEWLVDMDLIEDAGKTENLARSVDSTDGVYMVPAFTGLGAPHWNQRARGTLVGMTRGTRKEHVVRATLESIAYQTRDVAEAMEADSGIEVETLRVDGGAVKNNFLCQLQADILGTDIARPVVDETTALGSAYAAGLAVGYWETADELRNNWQVDREFEVAMSSDEADEKYGRWEDAVERSLDWANDGGT, from the coding sequence ATGGAAACGAACGACACCTACGTCGGCTCGATAGACCAAGGAACGACAGGCACCCGGTTCATGGTGTTCGATCACTCGGGAACGGTGGTCGCGAACGCCTACGAGAAACACGAACAGATCTACCCGGAACCGGGGTGGGTCGAACACGACCCGCTCGAAATCTGGGAGAACACGCAGTCGGTCATCGAATCGGCGCTCGCAGAGGCGAGTATCGACGCCGGGCAGTTGGCGGCCATCGGCGTGACGAACCAGCGCGAGACGACGCTGCTGTGGGACGCGGACACCGGCAAACCCGTTCACAACGCCATCGTCTGGCAGGACCGGCGGACGACCGACCGCATCGAGGAACTGGAGGCGGACGGGAAGGCGGACGACGTCCGGGCGAAGACGGGACTGCAACCGGACGCGTACTTCGCGGCGACGAAGGCCGAGTGGTTGCTCGATAATTCGGAACCGATCAAGACCCAGCGCGCTCGCCCGGCGAGTCTGCGCGAGCGGGCCGAAAGCGGCGAAATCCTGTTCGGAACCATCGACTCGTGGCTGATTTACAACCTGACGGGCGAGCACATCACGGACGTGACGAACGCGTCGCGGACGATGCTGTTCGACATCCACGAGATGGACTGGGACGACGACCTCTGTACCGAGTTCGACGTGCCGCGCGCGATGTTGCCCGAGGTTCGCCCGTCGAGCGACGACGAGACCTACGGTTCGACGGACCCCGACGGCTTCTTGGGTGCGGCGGTCCCCGTCGCGGGCGCACTCGGCGACCAGCAGGCCGCCCTGTTCGGGCAGACCTGTTTCGACGCTGGCGACGCGAAGAACACCTACGGCACGGGCAGTTTCTTCCTGCTGAACACGGGTAACGAAGCCGTCGAGAGCGAACACGGCTTGCTCACGACGGTCGGATTCCAGCGTTCGGGCGAACCCGTGCAGTACGCGCTCGAAGGCTCCATCTTCGTCACCGGCGCGGCCATCGAGTGGCTCGTAGACATGGACCTCATCGAGGACGCCGGGAAGACCGAGAACCTCGCACGGAGCGTCGATTCGACGGACGGCGTCTACATGGTTCCCGCGTTCACGGGACTCGGTGCGCCTCACTGGAACCAGCGCGCCCGCGGGACGCTCGTCGGCATGACGCGCGGCACCCGGAAGGAACACGTCGTCCGCGCCACGCTCGAATCCATCGCCTATCAGACCCGCGACGTCGCCGAAGCGATGGAGGCCGACAGCGGCATCGAGGTCGAAACGCTCCGCGTGGACGGCGGCGCGGTGAAGAACAACTTCCTCTGTCAGCTACAGGCCGACATCCTCGGGACGGACATCGCCCGGCCGGTCGTGGACGAGACGACGGCGCTCGGGTCGGCCTACGCCGCCGGTCTGGCCGTCGGCTACTGGGAGACCGCCGACGAACTCCGGAACAACTGGCAGGTAGACCGCGAGTTCGAGGTGGCGATGTCGAGCGACGAGGCCGACGAGAAGTACGGTCGCTGGGAGGACGCGGTCGAGCGGTCGCTCGACTGGGCGAACGACGGAGGGACGTAA
- the glpA gene encoding anaerobic glycerol-3-phosphate dehydrogenase subunit GlpA encodes MATDADVLVIGGGSTGTGIARDLAMRGLDVTLVEKGNLTHGTTGRMHGLLHSGGRYAVSDQASAEECIEENRVLRDIASHCVEMTGGQFVQLEGDDDDYFEEKLQGCRDCGIPAEELTAREAREQEPYLTGDVKRSISVPDGAIDPFRLCVANAADAEMHGARIETHAEVTDVLVEGSDVTGVEVRHASGPGKRNHSHPGTTEKIRAEYVVNATGAWAGQLGEMAGVDVEVRPSKGAMVVMNCRQVDTVINHCRPKGDADIIVPHETTAILGTTDEEVEDPENYPEEGWEVDMMIDELSKLVPILRDSRTIRTFWGVRPLYEPPGTGTTDPTDITRDFFLLDHEERDDLSGMASIVGGKFTTYRMMAEKISDHVCDRLGVRATCHTADEPLPGSHDFTLLHDYMEEFGLRSPIGRRSVQRLGSRAEGVLESCDPNPTICECEAVTRAEIHDAIEGAGSDLNSVRIRTRSSMGNCQGGICCHRMANELHPEYDEPTSRKALDELFQERWKGERHGLWGEQLSQGALNYALHATTMNRDETTEDIDFAAFDGGQRGD; translated from the coding sequence ATGGCAACTGACGCCGATGTGCTCGTGATTGGGGGTGGCTCCACGGGCACGGGAATCGCCCGAGACCTCGCCATGCGAGGCCTCGACGTGACGCTGGTCGAGAAGGGCAACCTCACCCACGGGACCACGGGGCGGATGCACGGTCTGCTCCACAGCGGCGGTCGGTACGCCGTCTCCGACCAAGCCAGCGCCGAGGAGTGTATCGAGGAAAATCGCGTCCTCCGGGACATCGCCAGTCACTGCGTTGAGATGACCGGCGGCCAGTTCGTACAACTGGAGGGCGACGACGACGATTATTTCGAGGAGAAGCTACAGGGCTGTCGCGATTGTGGCATCCCCGCCGAGGAACTGACCGCCAGGGAAGCGCGCGAACAGGAACCCTACCTGACCGGGGACGTGAAACGGTCGATTTCCGTCCCGGACGGGGCCATCGACCCGTTCCGACTCTGCGTGGCCAACGCCGCCGACGCGGAGATGCACGGCGCGCGAATCGAAACGCACGCGGAAGTGACCGACGTGCTGGTCGAGGGAAGCGACGTCACGGGCGTCGAAGTCCGCCACGCGAGCGGGCCGGGCAAACGGAACCATTCCCATCCCGGAACCACCGAGAAGATTCGCGCCGAGTACGTCGTCAACGCGACGGGCGCGTGGGCCGGACAACTCGGCGAGATGGCGGGCGTGGACGTCGAAGTCCGCCCCTCGAAAGGCGCGATGGTGGTCATGAACTGCCGACAGGTGGACACGGTCATCAACCACTGCCGACCCAAGGGCGACGCCGACATCATCGTCCCGCACGAGACGACGGCGATTCTCGGCACCACGGACGAGGAGGTCGAGGACCCCGAAAACTACCCCGAGGAAGGCTGGGAAGTGGATATGATGATCGACGAGTTATCGAAACTCGTCCCCATCCTGCGCGACTCCCGGACCATCCGGACGTTCTGGGGGGTTCGCCCGCTGTACGAACCGCCGGGAACCGGGACGACCGACCCGACCGACATCACACGCGACTTCTTCCTGTTGGACCACGAGGAGCGCGACGACCTGTCGGGGATGGCGAGCATCGTCGGCGGTAAGTTCACCACCTATCGGATGATGGCCGAGAAGATTTCCGACCACGTCTGTGACCGACTCGGCGTCAGGGCGACCTGCCACACCGCCGACGAACCGCTCCCCGGCAGTCACGATTTCACCCTGCTTCACGACTACATGGAGGAGTTCGGGTTGCGCTCGCCCATCGGCCGCAGAAGCGTCCAGCGACTCGGCAGTCGCGCCGAGGGCGTGCTCGAAAGCTGTGATCCGAACCCGACCATCTGCGAGTGCGAGGCCGTCACCCGCGCGGAGATTCACGACGCCATCGAGGGGGCCGGGTCCGACCTGAACTCGGTTCGTATCCGCACCCGGTCCTCGATGGGCAACTGTCAGGGCGGGATTTGCTGTCACCGGATGGCGAACGAACTCCATCCGGAGTACGACGAACCCACATCTCGAAAAGCCCTCGACGAACTGTTTCAGGAGCGCTGGAAGGGCGAGCGTCACGGTCTGTGGGGCGAACAGCTTTCGCAAGGGGCGCTGAACTACGCCCTTCACGCGACGACGATGAACCGCGACGAAACCACCGAAGACATCGACTTCGCGGCGTTCGACGGAGGCCAGCGTGGCGATTGA
- the glpB gene encoding glycerol-3-phosphate dehydrogenase subunit GlpB, translating to MAIEDDVVVIGGGIAGMSAALSAARDGAQVRLLSHKESTLRHASGLVDVLGYTDADGLVSDPFDAISGLPDEHPYRIVGEDGVRDGLDLFDSVADYEGAHTDRNALVPTFGGKIKPTARYPPATAAGLASDDRDTLLVGFETVVDFDAPLASEALSADVPFDVHGATVAFPGDFRTDARITRLAHALDENERIEEPRDGVSASLPIRTALADAVEPYLDGAERVGFPALLGEERTGEVIASLESELDAAVFEVPMGPPSIPGMRLETAFHEALVEAGVRTTSGNPVVDFETGDDGDIEAVVVERNGAAIPFHGEQFVLATGGLVGKGIDSTRERVSEPIFDCDVPAPDDRYDWSDEEAFGDHAFPRFGVDVDDELRPLDSAGEPEFGNLRAAGGVLGGYDFAAEKSGSGVSLSTGVVAGRLAGEQVNTNP from the coding sequence GTGGCGATTGAGGACGACGTGGTGGTCATCGGCGGCGGCATCGCCGGGATGAGCGCCGCGCTTTCGGCCGCCCGCGATGGCGCACAGGTCCGTCTGCTCTCGCACAAGGAAAGCACGCTCCGGCACGCGAGCGGCCTCGTGGACGTGCTGGGGTACACGGACGCCGACGGACTCGTCTCGGACCCGTTCGACGCGATTTCGGGGCTTCCGGACGAGCACCCCTACCGAATCGTCGGCGAGGACGGCGTCCGCGACGGCCTCGACCTCTTCGATTCGGTGGCCGATTACGAGGGGGCACACACCGACCGAAACGCCCTCGTTCCCACCTTCGGGGGGAAAATCAAACCGACCGCACGGTACCCGCCCGCGACCGCCGCGGGACTCGCCAGCGACGACCGGGACACCCTGCTCGTCGGTTTCGAGACGGTGGTGGACTTCGACGCACCACTGGCCTCCGAGGCTCTCTCGGCCGACGTTCCGTTCGATGTCCACGGCGCGACGGTCGCGTTTCCGGGCGATTTCAGGACCGACGCTCGAATCACGCGGCTCGCCCACGCGCTGGACGAAAACGAGCGAATCGAGGAACCGAGAGACGGCGTATCCGCGTCACTCCCCATCCGAACCGCGCTCGCCGATGCGGTCGAACCGTACCTCGACGGCGCGGAGCGCGTCGGCTTCCCGGCGTTGCTCGGCGAGGAGCGGACCGGAGAAGTGATCGCCAGCCTCGAATCCGAACTCGACGCGGCCGTGTTCGAGGTGCCGATGGGACCGCCGAGCATTCCGGGAATGCGCCTGGAAACGGCGTTTCACGAGGCTCTCGTCGAGGCGGGCGTTCGAACCACGTCCGGAAACCCGGTCGTGGATTTCGAGACGGGCGATGACGGCGATATCGAGGCCGTCGTCGTGGAGCGAAACGGCGCGGCAATCCCGTTCCACGGCGAGCAGTTCGTGTTGGCGACCGGGGGCTTGGTCGGGAAGGGTATCGACTCGACGCGGGAACGCGTCTCCGAACCGATTTTCGACTGCGACGTCCCCGCACCGGACGACCGCTACGACTGGTCGGACGAGGAGGCGTTCGGCGACCACGCCTTCCCGCGGTTCGGCGTGGACGTGGACGACGAACTGCGCCCACTCGATTCGGCGGGCGAACCGGAGTTCGGGAACCTTCGCGCGGCCGGTGGGGTTCTCGGCGGCTACGACTTCGCGGCGGAGAAATCGGGCAGCGGCGTCTCGCTTTCGACGGGCGTCGTCGCCGGACGACTTGCGGGCGAACAGGTGAATACCAATCCATGA
- a CDS encoding Cdc6/Cdc18 family protein, which produces MDIGERIERRRATPQVANFVVECGVLSPMTHISNPVGRGSTLERLLDALDPLFDGRLPSNLHLYGPPGAGKSAIVTALFDQFAERLSSGNGQILTTTRAESEGGFDFVYIDARRAGTAFKLYRSVLDSLTDEHVPKRGVGTGTLRRKLATAVEDSNRGVVVAVDHVGEDETLTAAETESLFDETDDSLAVMTVGRARAEASNALEIPAYSTHELTDIITERASRGLRQGVLDHAQVKTLAEWAEGDAHDALAALFGAVTLAVGADADRIHDGHLTAGMDAVPRDGVPLGIVLSLPENRRHVLVELLELDASVRVSVETSATAIAAETDLSAGTVTRYLYELAEAGVLERVTSENGVRSGRQPSRLEPRFPTLVFEALNEN; this is translated from the coding sequence ATGGACATCGGAGAGCGCATCGAGCGTCGCCGGGCGACACCCCAGGTCGCCAATTTCGTCGTCGAGTGTGGTGTTCTCAGCCCGATGACACACATCTCGAACCCCGTCGGGCGAGGGTCCACCTTGGAACGACTGCTCGACGCGCTCGACCCCCTGTTCGACGGACGGCTTCCGTCGAATCTGCATCTGTACGGCCCACCCGGTGCCGGGAAATCGGCCATCGTCACCGCGCTGTTCGACCAATTCGCGGAACGGTTGTCCTCCGGCAACGGGCAGATACTGACGACGACCCGCGCCGAGAGCGAGGGCGGGTTCGATTTCGTCTACATCGACGCCAGACGGGCGGGCACGGCGTTCAAACTGTATCGGTCGGTGCTCGATTCGTTGACCGACGAGCACGTGCCGAAACGCGGTGTCGGCACGGGAACCCTCCGCCGAAAGTTGGCGACCGCCGTGGAGGACTCGAACCGGGGCGTCGTCGTCGCGGTGGATCACGTCGGTGAAGACGAAACGCTCACCGCCGCGGAGACGGAGTCGCTCTTCGACGAGACGGACGACTCGCTGGCCGTGATGACGGTCGGCAGAGCGCGCGCGGAGGCGTCGAACGCGCTCGAAATCCCGGCGTACAGCACCCACGAACTCACGGACATCATCACGGAACGGGCCTCGCGCGGGTTGCGGCAGGGCGTCCTCGACCACGCACAGGTGAAGACGCTCGCGGAGTGGGCCGAGGGGGACGCCCACGACGCGCTCGCGGCGTTGTTCGGCGCGGTAACGCTCGCCGTCGGGGCGGACGCGGACCGAATCCACGACGGGCATCTGACGGCGGGGATGGACGCGGTACCGCGCGACGGCGTTCCGCTCGGTATCGTCCTCTCGCTGCCGGAAAACCGCCGCCACGTCCTCGTCGAACTGCTCGAACTCGACGCGAGCGTTCGGGTGTCGGTCGAAACCAGCGCGACCGCCATCGCGGCGGAGACGGACCTTTCGGCCGGAACGGTCACTCGCTACCTCTACGAACTCGCCGAGGCCGGGGTACTCGAACGGGTGACCTCCGAGAACGGGGTTCGGAGCGGACGGCAACCGAGCAGGCTCGAACCGCGGTTTCCGACGCTCGTGTTCGAGGCGCTCAACGAAAATTGA